GGTCACATaactagtttaaaaaaaaaaaaaggattttacaTTACCCCTCCCCACAAAGCATTATTCACTATAATAGTGCTTTTTAAtcaatgctcttttttttttttttttaatttcatactttaactttaatattggattttctttttatttggttgtCCCAGTCGTATGATCTAGGTCTTGAGTTTAACAGATTAATCcgattttactttgttttttttttcttaattgtttttttttctcaatttcatccttctatattgtgtttgattaagaattaggtttcatgatttgtttttaattaagttatctCAACCACATGACCTGAGAATAATGATTATCGGGTTAACTTGAATTGACTCaggttgttttttgaaattatttctttaattgatttttttaaaaaaaaaatcataatttaattaggttaattgagaattgaacttcataaattattttttatgttgttatctcggtctcatgacTACGATTGCAAGTTTGACAtattaactcaattaaaaaaaaaaaaattactttctttctatgagattatctcgGTTTCATGACCCTAGTCATGAGTTTGAtggattgattttgatttattttttttttatgttttttttaacctcatttcttaatattaggctaattgaaaattgaacttcGTAATTTGTTTCGAATTGCTTTCTATAGAATATCTTAACCTTATAACTTGAATCAcgagttgatttttttcaatttcatttttcaacatggattgattgagaatcaaatttcataattttgttttaatttacctTTTTACAGGGTTTATCGTGGTCTTATAAACCGAGTCAATGATTTGGTATGTTAATCCGGGTTGATCTAAGTCGATtcaatatattgatatttttaatattaaaaaaatatatcatcttaaTTGTTTTGAGTcatactatatttttattaattattatatttagatCTGCCAAATAAATTGTTTCATATCAAATTAAcctgtacattttttttttcacttttgaaACTCAAAGTGACAAGTCATTTCCATAGAAACATACAAATAGAAAAATGACTAATGCATTATACTTAAACCCAATGTGAAGCAATGGCGAATTCTGGACTTGCCTttgcctttttcctttttacacatgttttcttgttgtttcaaTGACATTCTTTGCTTGCATCAACCTCGAAGGAAATTAGTTGTGCATAATCATACTCTAAGGTctcaagccaatgatcttaatTTGCGGTATTGCCTAAACTTCATGGAGAATAACCTCAAATTGATTATTGAATTACTGGGTCAACCCGTATATTATTAGATTAATccggttaaattaatttatcctaaataatattattttggtttttttaaaaaaaaaatgagttgacCTGGTCTCAATCTAATCAATCATTatgaatattcaaaacaatttgaaataaaacTCAGCCTAGATCGAGCTTTAGATTACCAAGTTACCCGGACCTTTCACTTTTGGAACTCAAAATGACAGGTCATTTCATATAAACATGCAACTAGGAAAATGACTGATGCATTGTACTCTAACCCACAGTGAAGCAATGGCTAATTCTAGACTTGCCTTTGCCTTTGCCTTTCCCTTGTTACACATATTTTCTCATTGTTTCAGTGACATTCTTTGCTTGCATCAACCTTGTAGGAAATCAGTTGCTTTATACTGAAATTCAGAATCATACTCTAACCCCAGTCTTAAgcaaattatcttaatttgcaGTATATATTGCCTAAACTTCATTGAGAATCACTATTCTTCCTATCAATAACCCCCCATTCCTTTGTCTCTCCTTGTTCTTGACACATTCAGTAGTAAGAACAACAATGGCTGGCGCACTTGTATCCCCAATCTTGGAGCAGTTAACCACGATCGTTGCTCAACAGgtactttctttttccttttttataatcAACAGGTACTTAATTACTTTTCTACAATTTTGCAATTAACCTAACATTTATAGTTCATTATAcattgatttcattatcttgtaGAATATCTGTTAATTTGTCAGAAGCTAAATCAGTAGcttgatttatatattatcaCATTGCATGTTATcaaataacacacacacacacacaagataGCGGGTTCTTAcgattctctttctttttctttatatattttgtgcTATACAAAATATGGTTATTGTGATGGCTGGTTAGAACAAATCAATATAGTAAAATAGTAGTAAGttccttttttaataattccTTATCATATTTGAATGCATAAATaactatatttgaaataaaattagtatgataaaatgattaaaataaatatagtcaAATATTCGATTACAAACATGATTATAGAAAttctattatttcttttttattttgatcaacctcacagaatattttaaaaaaatagaaatatgataatattaaaagtcACCTAATAATACTGTGAAATTGCAATGTATATATTGCGCTCCACAATTATAATATCTATGAATTCTATCTTTTATCTAAAGAAAtcctttattcaaataaaatatattttaattcacGCATCTAGTAAATTTTAGTGCAATAATAGTGGCTTAGCATTACATTATTTACGagtcattttattttagagagtttattatatataattgaatataattaacaatataaatatattaattgctATTGtgaaaaagtttaataaaaatgatttaatctattaattgctaaaaattaagaatttgtaTTGAAATCATATAAATGTTTCCTATGCTTAACGTTTCTTTTCCTTCTGTACACTAATAGGTACAAGAAGAGGTTGAAACCTAGTAGTGGTGTGAGAGAAACAATGTGACAAGCTGAAAAGCAATCTCCTTGATATCCAATCTGTCCTTGAAGATGCAGATAGAAAACAAGTGAAGGATAAGGCTGTAAGAGATTGGGTAGACAAGCTCAAAGATGCATGTTATGATATGGATGATGTGCTAGATGAATGGAGCACTGCAATTCTTAGATGGAAAATGGAGGAAGCTGAAGAAAATACTCACAGCCGACAGAAGATACGGTGTTCCTTCCTGGGATCTCCTTGCTTTTGTTTCAATCAAGTGGTTCGACGTCGCGACATTGCCCTGAAGATCAAAGAAGTTAGTGAAAAAGTGGATGAGATTGCCAAAGAGAGAGCTAAGTATGGCTTTGATCTGTACAAAGCCACTGATGAACTCCAACGACGACCAACAAGAACAAGTACCTCCTTTGTTGATAAATCAAGTGTGATTGGTCGAGATGTTGAAAAGAAAACTGTTTTAAAGCAAGGTTGGTGGGTGAAAGTAGTCAGAAGCACGGGACATTTGATGTCATCCTCTCTAGTTAGGGCTGGGTCGGAATTGGAAAAACAACTCTCGCCCAACTAGCTTTTAATGATGCTGAGGTTACGGCTCATTTTGTGAGAAAAAGATGTATGGTGTGTGTTTCAGAACCATTTGATGAGGTTAGAATAGCCAAAGCAATCCTTGAGCAGCTTGAAGGGAGTCCAACCAATTTGGTTGAATTGCAATCCCTTTTGCAAGGGGTCTCTGGAATCCATTACTGGAAAGAGGCTCCTTCTTGTCCTTGATGATGTCTGGACAGAAAATCATGAACAATGGGAAAAACTGAAACCATCTCTCACAGGCTGTGCACGAGGAAGCAGAATTCTAGTGACCACTCGTAAGGACGTTGTGGCAACGATGATGGGAACTGACCACCGGATCAACATTGAGAAATTGTCTGATGAGATATGCAGGTCAATATTCAATCATGTGGCATTCCAGGAAAGAAGCGAAGATGAGCGCGAAAGATTGACAGATATCGGCGATAAAATTGCAAACAAGTGCAAGGGCTTGCCTCTAGCTGCCAAGGTATTAGGAGGTCTAATGCAGTctaaaagaacaagagaagAGTGGGATCGTGTTTTATCTAGCGAACTGTGGAGGCTAGATGAGGTTGATAGAGATCAGGTTTGAAAAGACGGGGGGAAATATTTCTACCTCTGTTTTTGAGTTACTACGATTTACCTTCTATGGTAAGACGATGTTTCTTGTATTGTGCCATGTTTCCAAAAGACTACGAGATGGGAAAAGATGAGTTGGTGAAGATGTGGATGGCTCAAGGTTACCTCAAGGAGACTTCAGTGGAGATATGGAGTTTGTAGGAGAGCAGTACCTTCATGTCTTGGCAGCGCGCTCTTTCTTCCAAGATTTTGAGACTGATGAGGATGAAGGGATGGAATTCAAGATGCATGATATAGTGCATGATTTTGCCCAATATATGACAAAAAATGAATGTCTAACAGTGGATGTCAATACACTTGGAGAAGCAACAATGGAGACTTCAATTGAAAGGGTGGTCCATTTAAGCATGATGCTGTCAGAGGATGAGCTCTTTCCCAAGTCCATTCACAAAGCAAAAGGTCTTCGCCAGCCTCTTGATCCGGCACTAGAGACCCTTCGCTTGAGGAGCTGCCACTGCCTGATTTGTTTCAAACAGTTGACATGCATCAGGTCATTGAATTTGCCATGGTCTTCAATCAAAGAAATACCATACGAGGTAGGGAAATTGATACATTTGAGACACCTCAATCTGGCATATTGTTTAGAGTTGGAGTCCCTGCCAGAAACCACGT
The genomic region above belongs to Populus alba chromosome 12, ASM523922v2, whole genome shotgun sequence and contains:
- the LOC118060587 gene encoding putative disease resistance protein RGA1, encoding MMGTDHRINIEKLSDEICRSIFNHVAFQERSEDERERLTDIGDKIANKCKGLPLAAKVLGGLMQSKRTREEWDRVLSSELLPQGDFSGDMEFVGEQYLHVLAARSFFQDFETDEDEGMEFKMHDIVHDFAQYMTKNECLTVDVNTLGEATMETSIERVVHLSMMLSEDELFPKSIHKAKGLRQPLDPALETLRLRSCHCLICFKQLTCIRSLNLPWSSIKEIPYEVGKLIHLRHLNLAYCLELESLPETTCDLCNLQSLDVTFCRSLKELPRAIGKLIKLRHLGNDGSGVDFIPKGIERITCLRTLEVFTVCGGGGENESKAANLRELKDLNHIGGSLEIRNLGGGKEDASDAAEAQLKNKKRLLRLELYFNHNQDNGILIEALQPPSDLEYLTIDGYGGLELPNWMMTLTRLQGLKLFDCENLEVLPPLGRLPNLESPGIELVEGEKAPCWIFRYRKR